In a single window of the Candidatus Hydrogenedentota bacterium genome:
- a CDS encoding ChaN family lipoprotein, which yields MIVLGADNAVVTWDDLVARAGAADIVVLAEQHDDPQAHRFQAALSGILAARGRVAVCMEMFERDEQALVDAYLAGRISQKTLVDITESRDWGAKGKWDEFYQPIVDAARENGSPVIAANAPRRFTRLGRLESFDALATFAEAYPEQFVVPAPIEQSAYYERFKATMSHHSAPPAKGQGGNAHTMPEFTEEQLAGMFRAQQVWDATMADSVVKAWRTHGRAMLMVGQFHTDHGGGLLLRMKAAAPEAKILTISLDKAESTTLREGDSGRADLVVYRPPAGK from the coding sequence ATGATCGTGTTAGGTGCGGACAATGCGGTTGTGACGTGGGACGATCTTGTGGCGCGGGCGGGCGCGGCCGATATCGTTGTGCTGGCGGAGCAACACGACGATCCGCAGGCGCACCGTTTCCAGGCGGCCCTCAGCGGGATCCTGGCGGCGCGGGGCCGGGTGGCCGTGTGCATGGAAATGTTTGAGCGGGACGAGCAGGCGCTGGTGGACGCCTACCTGGCGGGCCGTATCTCCCAGAAGACTCTGGTGGACATTACCGAGTCGAGAGACTGGGGGGCCAAGGGCAAGTGGGACGAGTTTTACCAGCCCATTGTGGACGCGGCCAGAGAAAATGGGTCTCCTGTAATTGCGGCCAATGCCCCCCGGCGATTCACACGTCTCGGGCGCCTGGAGAGTTTCGATGCGCTTGCGACTTTCGCAGAGGCTTACCCGGAACAGTTCGTGGTGCCCGCCCCAATCGAGCAATCGGCCTATTATGAGCGATTCAAGGCGACGATGAGTCACCACAGCGCGCCGCCGGCCAAAGGGCAGGGGGGGAACGCGCACACCATGCCCGAGTTTACCGAAGAACAACTCGCGGGCATGTTCCGGGCGCAGCAGGTGTGGGATGCGACCATGGCGGACTCGGTGGTCAAGGCGTGGCGCACCCATGGCAGGGCGATGTTGATGGTGGGCCAGTTCCACACGGATCACGGCGGCGGGCTCCTCCTGCGGATGAAGGCGGCGGCGCCGGAGGCAAAGATTCTCACCATCAGCCTGGATAAGGCGGAGTCGACCACCTTGAGGGAGGGGGACAGTGGCCGGGCGGATCTTGTGGTGTATCGGCCTCCAGCGGGTAAGTGA
- a CDS encoding universal stress protein — MKTILAAIDFSDVTEGLVDRAGEMARACGATLYLLHVEPPEPDFVGYGAGPQHVRDQVARDAVQHFKEENSLCGKLREEGIDAHGRVLQGPVVEKILEEAGKLGADLIVVGSHGHGAVYNLLVGSVSEGVLSRATCPVLVVPARRS, encoded by the coding sequence ATGAAGACCATTCTGGCCGCCATAGATTTTTCAGACGTCACCGAAGGTCTCGTGGACAGGGCCGGGGAGATGGCCCGCGCCTGCGGTGCGACCCTCTATCTCCTTCATGTCGAGCCTCCTGAGCCCGATTTCGTCGGCTACGGCGCGGGACCGCAGCATGTTCGCGATCAGGTGGCCCGGGACGCGGTCCAGCACTTCAAGGAGGAGAACAGCCTGTGCGGAAAACTTCGCGAAGAGGGCATTGATGCCCACGGACGTGTGCTTCAAGGGCCCGTCGTCGAAAAGATTCTGGAAGAGGCGGGCAAGCTTGGCGCGGACCTCATTGTCGTAGGCTCTCACGGCCACGGCGCGGTCTACAACCTGCTGGTGGGCAGCGTGAGCGAGGGGGTCTTGTCCCGCGCCACCTGTCCGGTTCTGGTGGTTCCCGCGCGGCGGAGTTAA
- a CDS encoding 1-(5-phosphoribosyl)-5-[(5-phosphoribosylamino)methylideneamino] imidazole-4-carboxamide isomerase: MRIVPAVDIRGGLCVNLVQGDYDQETVFSENPVAQAQTWWDALGEGLIHIVDLDGAKAGRCCVESELRALKAAGIPYEVGGGIRNRETIEAILEAGASRVILGTAAYRDPALLREACEAHPGKIAVGIDARAGKLSLSGWLEDTERDAIAFAREVEAAGAARIIYTDILSDGMMKGPNIEATRELALAISIPVTISGGMSSLDDVRAIRPLESDGIDEVIIGRALYLEKFSVQEAVATAAA, encoded by the coding sequence ATGCGCATTGTTCCCGCGGTCGATATCCGTGGCGGACTCTGTGTCAACCTGGTTCAGGGTGACTACGATCAGGAGACCGTCTTTTCCGAGAATCCCGTCGCCCAGGCCCAGACCTGGTGGGACGCTCTCGGTGAAGGGCTGATCCATATCGTCGATCTGGACGGCGCCAAAGCGGGTCGCTGTTGTGTGGAGTCCGAGCTTCGGGCGCTCAAGGCGGCGGGCATCCCCTATGAAGTTGGCGGGGGCATCCGCAACCGCGAGACGATCGAGGCGATTCTTGAGGCCGGTGCGAGCCGGGTCATACTTGGTACGGCGGCCTATCGCGATCCGGCGCTCCTGCGGGAGGCCTGCGAAGCGCACCCCGGAAAGATCGCCGTGGGTATTGACGCGCGCGCGGGCAAGCTCTCGCTGAGCGGCTGGCTGGAAGACACGGAGCGCGACGCAATTGCCTTTGCCCGCGAGGTCGAGGCCGCCGGCGCCGCTCGGATTATTTATACCGACATTTTGAGTGACGGCATGATGAAGGGGCCCAATATCGAGGCGACTCGAGAGCTGGCTCTGGCCATTTCCATCCCGGTGACCATTTCCGGCGGAATGTCCAGCCTGGACGACGTTCGCGCAATCCGCCCGTTGGAGAGCGATGGGATCGATGAGGTCATCATCGGTCGCGCACTCTATCTGGAGAAGTTCAGTGTCCAGGAAGCGGTCGCAACCGCCGCCGCGTAA
- the rplT gene encoding 50S ribosomal protein L20: protein MPRSTNGPASRQRRKKVLQEASGYRGSHHRLIKTAIQAVEHAGVYSYRDRKVRKREFRKLWIARINAGARANGITYSRFISGLKIANIDLDRKVLADLAVHDEAAFAQLCETVKASMEAAS from the coding sequence ATGCCAAGATCTACAAACGGTCCCGCATCCCGCCAGCGCCGCAAGAAAGTATTACAGGAAGCCTCCGGCTACCGCGGAAGTCATCACCGCCTCATTAAGACCGCCATCCAGGCCGTCGAGCACGCCGGCGTATATTCCTACCGCGACCGCAAGGTACGGAAGCGCGAGTTCCGCAAACTGTGGATCGCCCGCATCAATGCAGGCGCCCGCGCCAACGGCATCACCTACAGCCGCTTCATCAGCGGGCTGAAGATCGCCAACATCGACCTCGACCGCAAGGTCCTCGCCGATCTGGCGGTCCACGACGAAGCCGCCTTCGCGCAGCTCTGCGAGACCGTCAAAGCGTCGATGGAAGCCGCTTCCTGA
- the rpmI gene encoding 50S ribosomal protein L35 has translation MPKIKTNRAAAKRFKKTKNGKIVSHKQGARHLMNGKSAKVRRALRKITEVASTELKRVKAMLPYL, from the coding sequence ATGCCCAAGATTAAGACCAACCGCGCCGCCGCCAAGCGTTTCAAGAAGACGAAGAACGGCAAGATTGTATCCCACAAGCAGGGCGCGCGTCACCTGATGAACGGGAAGTCCGCCAAGGTTCGCCGCGCGCTGCGGAAGATCACCGAGGTCGCTTCCACCGAATTGAAGCGCGTCAAGGCGATGCTCCCCTACCTCTAA
- a CDS encoding translation initiation factor IF-3 has product MGTFQIGKGLAPLPIFYCVAPGAGVRCRIQAQRNPGHVPEEVILIARPPIKREEDKVRINEQIRARQVRVVDDEGNQLGIMSSPDALREAVTRELDLVEVAPLAVPPVCRIMDYGKFRYEQKRRARESRKNQHTVTVKEIKFRPKIDKHDFEYKKQHVREFLEEGNKVKITVMFRGREMAHPEFGREILVKVVEETADLCTGEYNPAATRLEGRNMSIVLQPSKAAK; this is encoded by the coding sequence ATGGGTACGTTCCAAATCGGCAAAGGACTGGCTCCTTTGCCGATTTTTTATTGTGTGGCCCCCGGAGCCGGGGTCCGATGCCGGATTCAGGCCCAACGTAACCCGGGGCACGTCCCAGAGGAGGTTATACTCATAGCCAGGCCGCCAATCAAGCGAGAAGAAGATAAGGTCCGCATTAATGAACAGATTCGCGCCCGCCAGGTGCGCGTGGTGGACGACGAAGGCAACCAGCTCGGCATCATGTCGTCGCCGGACGCGCTTCGGGAGGCCGTGACCAGGGAACTGGATCTGGTGGAAGTCGCCCCGCTCGCGGTGCCGCCCGTTTGCCGGATTATGGACTACGGTAAGTTCCGGTACGAGCAGAAGCGGCGCGCGCGCGAATCACGCAAGAACCAGCACACGGTCACGGTGAAGGAAATCAAGTTCCGGCCCAAAATCGACAAGCACGATTTTGAGTACAAGAAACAGCACGTGCGCGAGTTCCTCGAAGAGGGGAACAAAGTGAAGATCACGGTGATGTTTCGCGGACGCGAGATGGCCCACCCCGAGTTTGGCCGTGAAATTCTCGTCAAGGTCGTGGAAGAGACGGCGGATTTGTGCACCGGGGAATACAACCCGGCGGCAACCCGCCTCGAGGGGCGCAACATGAGCATCGTGCTGCAGCCCTCCAAGGCTGCGAAGTAG
- a CDS encoding tRNA glutamyl-Q(34) synthetase GluQRS: MTRYLPDHNEAPAPWVTRFAPSPTGYLHLGHLVNAIYVWGLARALDGRVILRLEDHDRGRCRPAYEAAIHDDLAWLGLTPDGDSLDSLQRRPSSYRQSDNVARYQTALESLAARGLVYTCTCSRAAILARTGPQGAELCYDGHCRDAGYRPDVEGGTRLRLDDETVVVEDVRMGALRQTPSRQCGDLLLKDRHGCWTYHFAVVVDDLEHGVNLVIRGEDLLDSTGRQVLLGGLLGREAPPAFLHHPLITAPDGAKLSKRDFAKGLRDYRAEGRSAASVLGEAAWRVGLLPEGETLSADRIPALFEDDRMVQTLLKRERS; the protein is encoded by the coding sequence GTGACACGATATTTGCCAGATCACAATGAAGCTCCTGCCCCGTGGGTCACGCGCTTCGCCCCGAGCCCGACGGGATACCTTCACCTCGGCCATCTGGTCAACGCCATCTATGTCTGGGGCCTTGCTCGCGCCCTGGACGGTCGCGTTATCCTCCGCCTGGAGGACCACGACCGGGGACGCTGCCGACCCGCCTATGAAGCCGCCATCCACGACGATCTCGCCTGGCTGGGCCTCACGCCGGATGGTGATAGCCTCGATTCGCTACAGCGACGCCCCTCGTCCTATCGCCAGTCGGATAACGTCGCACGCTACCAGACCGCCCTCGAGTCACTCGCGGCCCGAGGCCTGGTTTACACCTGTACCTGCTCCCGCGCGGCCATCCTCGCACGCACCGGCCCCCAGGGGGCCGAGCTATGCTACGATGGACATTGCCGCGACGCCGGATACCGACCGGATGTGGAGGGTGGAACACGTCTGCGGCTGGACGATGAAACCGTCGTCGTAGAGGATGTCCGCATGGGCGCCCTGCGACAGACGCCGTCCCGCCAGTGCGGCGATCTACTCTTGAAAGATCGCCATGGCTGCTGGACCTATCACTTTGCGGTGGTGGTTGACGATTTGGAGCACGGCGTCAATCTGGTGATCCGCGGCGAAGACCTGCTCGACTCCACGGGGCGTCAGGTGCTGCTGGGCGGATTGCTGGGCCGTGAGGCGCCGCCGGCATTTCTGCACCACCCCCTCATCACCGCGCCCGACGGAGCCAAGCTGAGCAAGCGGGACTTCGCGAAAGGCCTTCGAGACTATCGCGCCGAAGGCCGAAGCGCCGCCAGTGTGCTCGGCGAAGCCGCCTGGCGCGTGGGCCTGCTGCCGGAAGGCGAAACGCTGAGCGCGGACAGGATTCCCGCGCTGTTTGAAGATGATAGGATGGTGCAGACATTGCTCAAACGTGAACGGAGTTAA
- a CDS encoding ribosomal protein L7/L12: protein MNELSHEETGRLTDLILAGQKIEAIKHYKEITGMGLRESKEFIDDLEAQLRRDYPDFPQNPATSPKSHRPSMGNMPEEDAKKMTDFIFAGQKIAAIKMYKEATGLGLKESKDVIDALEKQLREECPEEFAHAAKTGCSVVLVGGILAFAAATGILGWA from the coding sequence ATGAACGAACTATCGCATGAAGAGACCGGCAGGTTGACGGACCTGATTCTCGCGGGGCAAAAAATCGAGGCGATCAAACACTACAAAGAAATCACAGGCATGGGGCTCAGGGAATCAAAAGAGTTCATCGACGACCTGGAAGCGCAATTGCGTCGGGATTATCCAGACTTCCCCCAGAATCCCGCCACTTCCCCAAAGTCACACCGGCCATCAATGGGCAATATGCCCGAGGAAGACGCGAAGAAGATGACGGATTTCATCTTCGCCGGGCAAAAGATTGCGGCGATCAAGATGTATAAGGAAGCGACGGGGCTGGGGCTGAAGGAGTCGAAGGACGTCATCGACGCGCTGGAAAAGCAGTTGCGCGAGGAATGCCCGGAAGAATTCGCGCACGCGGCGAAGACGGGGTGCAGTGTAGTGTTGGTGGGCGGGATTCTTGCATTTGCGGCGGCGACTGGGATTCTTGGCTGGGCGTGA
- a CDS encoding von Willebrand factor type A domain-containing protein — protein MRLELDDPRLMDYVLGELEDGEALTVAAALEQEENKEARELVEELRGVTEMTRRILHEEDAGVALSDEQRAAIVGTVGEVVPFRKRVLKILAGVAALVFLGFLVRVAVPTYGMHPKPLALRVHESAAGAEADRIESQLARLAEPEGIALSPEPEKKQEPRPIRAGVEVHDLTRSYSTYEAEPIPPQEPNVVMTDIGGDPLGTPGSGGFDPRTGLETQPSKDEYYGYGRLSESEGSTPEDPAIVEARNRLKMKANLQDGLSLSYENSSDRTDQYAPNPTGADSKSKEKPREEPKPKELAPEEQWAEYNVGNLTGQSELPTIVASNHEEALEFKIREPQNDNLWQWNTPTDKPTEIVSGPGTETYVKVAGVKPFVAVKDEPLSTFSIDVDTAAYSNVRRFLSQGQLPPADAVRIEEMINYFAYSYPQPTDGRPFAVAVHGAPAPWAPERQLVRIGVKGKEVPASERPPANLVFLLDVSGSMGDANKLPLVKESMKTLLSQLRPQDRVGIVTYAGDARQVLGSTPCSEGAAITQAIESLNSGGSTNGGGGIQMAYDLAQSNFIKEGINRVVMATDGDFNVGTTEHGDLMGLIESRAKSGVFLTTLGFGMGNLKDSTLEQLANRGNGNYAYIDNHAEARKALVDQLSGTLQTIAKDVKIQVEFNPAKVSHYRLLGYENRALANQDFNDDTKDAGEIGAGHTVTALYEIIPAGVRPMTGVDALKYQSTEPSAPVEVQPGVPSVDALKYQTGVPAPGTDVVEPAKPGFGGEERFAPEPMPVPIPVPAGEWLTVKMRYKQPDGNESTKIDVPLLAMNGDLREVDADFRFASAVAAFGQVLRNSGYRHSTNFDRIIELARGAANGDADREAFVDLVITAKTLSTQNQ, from the coding sequence ATGCGACTCGAACTCGATGATCCTCGCCTGATGGACTACGTCCTCGGCGAATTGGAAGACGGCGAAGCCCTCACGGTGGCCGCCGCACTGGAACAAGAAGAAAACAAGGAAGCCCGCGAACTCGTGGAAGAACTGCGCGGCGTCACCGAAATGACGCGGCGAATCCTGCACGAGGAGGATGCGGGCGTGGCGCTGAGCGATGAGCAACGCGCCGCGATTGTGGGGACGGTGGGGGAGGTGGTGCCATTTCGCAAGCGAGTGCTCAAAATACTTGCGGGCGTTGCCGCTCTCGTGTTTTTGGGCTTCCTGGTGCGGGTTGCCGTTCCGACGTATGGGATGCACCCTAAGCCCTTGGCGTTACGAGTCCACGAATCTGCGGCAGGCGCGGAGGCCGACCGCATTGAGAGTCAGCTCGCTAGATTGGCTGAGCCCGAAGGCATCGCACTAAGCCCGGAACCGGAGAAGAAACAGGAGCCCAGGCCAATTCGAGCTGGTGTGGAAGTACACGACCTGACCCGTTCCTACAGCACATACGAAGCTGAACCCATTCCTCCACAGGAACCCAACGTAGTAATGACCGACATCGGCGGCGACCCCTTGGGCACGCCGGGCAGCGGTGGTTTCGACCCGCGCACCGGGCTTGAAACTCAGCCATCCAAGGATGAATATTATGGGTATGGTCGACTTTCTGAGTCTGAGGGCAGCACCCCTGAGGACCCCGCCATCGTCGAGGCCCGAAACCGTCTCAAAATGAAAGCCAATCTGCAGGATGGCTTGAGCCTAAGCTATGAAAATAGTTCGGATCGCACGGATCAATACGCACCCAATCCGACAGGCGCAGATAGCAAATCCAAAGAGAAGCCTAGAGAGGAGCCAAAGCCCAAAGAGCTAGCCCCAGAAGAACAATGGGCCGAGTACAACGTCGGCAACCTGACGGGCCAGTCCGAGCTCCCAACCATCGTGGCCTCGAATCACGAAGAAGCGCTCGAGTTTAAGATTCGCGAGCCGCAAAACGACAATCTCTGGCAGTGGAACACCCCCACCGACAAGCCCACGGAAATCGTGAGTGGTCCCGGCACGGAGACCTACGTCAAGGTCGCGGGTGTGAAGCCCTTTGTGGCGGTGAAGGACGAACCCCTGTCCACCTTCAGCATCGACGTGGACACGGCGGCCTACAGTAATGTGCGGCGCTTTCTGAGCCAGGGCCAGTTGCCCCCGGCGGACGCGGTGCGCATCGAGGAAATGATCAACTACTTCGCCTACAGCTATCCCCAGCCGACGGACGGACGTCCCTTCGCGGTGGCGGTCCATGGCGCGCCCGCGCCCTGGGCACCGGAGCGGCAATTGGTGCGCATCGGCGTGAAGGGCAAGGAAGTGCCCGCCAGCGAGCGGCCCCCGGCGAACCTGGTCTTCCTGCTGGATGTCTCCGGCTCCATGGGTGACGCGAACAAGCTGCCCCTGGTGAAGGAGTCCATGAAGACGCTCCTCAGCCAGCTTCGGCCTCAGGATCGCGTGGGCATCGTGACCTATGCGGGCGATGCGCGGCAGGTGCTCGGCTCGACGCCGTGCAGCGAAGGCGCGGCGATCACGCAGGCCATCGAAAGCCTCAACTCCGGCGGCAGCACCAACGGCGGCGGTGGCATCCAGATGGCCTATGACCTGGCCCAGAGCAACTTCATCAAGGAAGGCATCAACCGCGTTGTCATGGCGACGGACGGCGACTTCAATGTGGGCACGACGGAGCATGGCGACCTCATGGGCCTCATCGAATCGCGGGCGAAGTCGGGGGTGTTCCTGACGACCCTCGGTTTCGGGATGGGCAACCTGAAGGACTCCACGCTGGAGCAACTGGCCAATCGCGGTAACGGCAACTATGCCTACATCGACAACCACGCCGAGGCGCGGAAGGCTCTGGTCGACCAGCTCTCGGGCACCCTCCAGACCATCGCGAAGGACGTGAAGATCCAGGTGGAATTCAACCCCGCGAAGGTGTCCCACTACCGCCTGCTGGGCTATGAAAACCGCGCTCTGGCGAATCAGGACTTTAACGATGACACGAAGGACGCGGGCGAGATCGGCGCGGGCCATACCGTGACGGCGCTCTACGAGATCATCCCGGCGGGTGTCCGGCCGATGACCGGTGTGGACGCGCTGAAATACCAGAGCACCGAGCCGAGTGCACCGGTGGAAGTACAGCCGGGGGTACCCAGTGTCGATGCGCTGAAATATCAGACCGGCGTTCCCGCGCCCGGCACCGATGTGGTGGAGCCTGCCAAGCCAGGATTTGGCGGTGAAGAGCGCTTCGCGCCGGAGCCGATGCCCGTTCCCATCCCGGTACCCGCGGGAGAATGGCTCACGGTGAAAATGCGCTATAAGCAGCCCGATGGCAACGAAAGCACGAAGATCGATGTGCCCCTCCTCGCCATGAACGGCGACCTGCGCGAGGTCGATGCGGACTTCCGCTTCGCCTCCGCCGTGGCGGCCTTCGGTCAGGTATTGCGCAACAGCGGCTACCGACACAGCACGAACTTCGACCGGATCATCGAGCTGGCGCGCGGCGCGGCCAACGGCGACGCGGATCGAGAGGCTTTTGTGGATTTGGTTATCACGGCGAAGACGTTGAGCACGCAGAATCAATAA
- a CDS encoding sigma-70 family RNA polymerase sigma factor, with amino-acid sequence MSKEEQRRADRVREALDRYEAPLLRYATRLTGNSELARDIVQDTFLKLCTAEWDQIEAYLAPWLYRVCRNRALDVLKKENRMQALAEGQAESRPDTKPAPGAVAEGHETEALVHAVLAGLPAKNQEIFRLKFQNELSYQEISEVTGHDLNNIRYVIHTTLKTLRQQLQGRLNPAVGQ; translated from the coding sequence ATGAGCAAGGAAGAGCAACGCCGCGCGGACCGCGTGCGGGAGGCCCTGGATCGATACGAGGCCCCCTTATTGCGTTACGCAACGCGCCTAACCGGCAACAGCGAGCTGGCGCGGGACATCGTGCAGGACACCTTTTTAAAGCTGTGTACGGCGGAGTGGGATCAAATCGAAGCCTACCTCGCCCCGTGGCTCTACCGGGTCTGCCGCAATCGCGCCCTCGATGTCCTCAAGAAGGAAAACCGCATGCAAGCCCTGGCAGAAGGACAGGCGGAATCCCGCCCCGATACCAAACCGGCCCCCGGCGCCGTGGCCGAGGGTCACGAGACCGAGGCCCTGGTCCACGCCGTGCTGGCGGGACTCCCGGCGAAAAACCAGGAGATATTCCGCCTCAAATTTCAGAATGAACTCTCCTATCAGGAAATCAGCGAGGTCACCGGGCACGACCTGAACAACATCCGCTACGTGATCCACACGACCCTCAAGACCCTCCGCCAACAACTCCAGGGCCGCCTCAACCCGGCCGTGGGCCAGTAA